Proteins co-encoded in one Paracoccus aestuarii genomic window:
- a CDS encoding acyl-homoserine-lactone synthase, whose amino-acid sequence MQTTTLSFSNLHNHGELFANLFRARKQSFIIQKNWDLPESEDMEFDQYDTPQSRWIAIHDRTEVLAGIRLTPTTARCGIYSYMIRDAQEGILGGAIPQDLLYAPAPVDPHVWECSRVFVSHSIPQMYRRKVHFKMVEAMTGSARDMGATKLIALTGANWPRWYGRCGLTAEALGRQMQIDDGLFQCVAIDLTTKMH is encoded by the coding sequence ATGCAGACCACGACATTGTCCTTTTCGAACCTACACAATCACGGCGAACTGTTCGCAAACCTGTTCCGGGCCCGCAAGCAGAGCTTCATCATCCAGAAGAACTGGGACCTGCCCGAATCCGAGGATATGGAATTCGACCAGTATGACACGCCCCAGAGCCGCTGGATCGCCATCCATGACCGCACCGAGGTCCTGGCGGGCATCCGGCTGACCCCCACCACGGCGCGTTGCGGGATCTATTCCTACATGATCCGCGACGCGCAGGAGGGGATCCTGGGCGGCGCCATCCCGCAGGACCTGCTCTATGCGCCCGCGCCGGTCGATCCGCATGTCTGGGAATGCTCGCGCGTCTTCGTCAGCCACTCGATCCCGCAGATGTATCGCCGCAAGGTCCACTTCAAGATGGTCGAGGCGATGACCGGATCGGCGCGTGACATGGGCGCGACCAAGCTGATCGCGCTGACCGGGGCGAACTGGCCGCGTTGGTACGGGCGCTGCGGGCTGACGGCCGAGGCCTTGGGCCGCCAGATGCAGATCGATGACGGGCTGTTCCAATGCGTGGCGATCGACCTGACCACCAAGATGCATTGA
- a CDS encoding replication-associated recombination protein A, translated as MADLFDTAPEPETPSRTVRPLADRIRPARLSDVIGQGRVLGPDGPLGGMLEAGSLSSLILWGPPGVGKTTIARLLADETDLAFVQISAIFTGVPDLRKVFDAARLRRGQGRATLLFVDEIHRFNKAQQDSFLPHMEDGTILLVGATTENPSFELNAALLSRAQVIVLDRLSLADLELLAQRAERELGRKLPLTPEARDALLEMADGDGRAALNLIEQVAAWKVTAPIDPDALAQRLMRRAAKYDKAGDEHFNLISALHKSVRGSDPDAALYWLARMLEGGEDPRYLARRITRMAIEDIGLADPAAARHCLDAWALYERLGSPEGELALGQAVIYLALAPKSNAGYAAYKGARAEARRTGSLMPPAHILNAPTKMMKDQGYGAGYAYDHDAEDGFSGQNYFPDGVKRPVLYVPVERGFERELKKRLDWFVSQRLKRGG; from the coding sequence ATGGCCGACCTTTTCGACACTGCGCCCGAACCCGAAACCCCGTCGCGGACGGTCCGCCCCCTGGCCGACCGCATCCGGCCCGCGCGCCTGTCCGACGTGATCGGGCAGGGCAGGGTGCTGGGCCCCGACGGGCCGCTCGGCGGGATGCTGGAGGCGGGCAGCCTGTCCTCGCTGATCCTCTGGGGGCCGCCCGGGGTGGGCAAGACCACCATCGCCCGCCTGCTGGCGGACGAGACCGACCTGGCCTTCGTGCAGATCAGCGCGATCTTCACCGGCGTCCCGGACCTGCGCAAGGTCTTCGACGCCGCGCGTCTGCGCCGGGGGCAGGGCCGCGCGACGCTGCTCTTCGTCGACGAGATCCACCGTTTCAACAAGGCGCAGCAGGACAGCTTCCTGCCGCATATGGAGGATGGCACCATCCTGCTGGTCGGGGCCACGACCGAGAACCCCTCCTTCGAGCTGAACGCCGCGCTGCTGTCGCGCGCCCAGGTCATCGTGCTGGACCGCCTGTCCTTGGCCGATCTGGAGCTGTTGGCGCAGCGCGCCGAACGCGAGCTGGGCCGCAAGCTGCCTTTGACCCCCGAGGCGCGCGACGCGCTGCTGGAGATGGCCGATGGCGACGGCCGCGCCGCCCTGAACCTGATCGAGCAGGTCGCCGCCTGGAAGGTCACCGCGCCCATCGACCCCGACGCCTTGGCGCAGCGCCTGATGCGGCGGGCCGCGAAATACGACAAGGCGGGGGACGAGCATTTCAACCTGATCTCGGCCCTGCACAAATCGGTGCGCGGCAGCGACCCGGATGCCGCGCTCTATTGGCTGGCGCGGATGCTGGAGGGGGGCGAGGATCCGCGTTACCTCGCGCGCCGCATCACCCGCATGGCGATCGAGGATATCGGCCTGGCCGATCCGGCGGCCGCGCGCCATTGCCTGGATGCCTGGGCGCTCTATGAACGCTTGGGCAGTCCGGAGGGCGAGCTGGCCTTGGGCCAGGCGGTGATCTATCTGGCCTTGGCGCCGAAATCCAACGCGGGCTATGCCGCCTACAAGGGCGCCCGGGCCGAGGCGCGCCGCACCGGCAGCCTGATGCCCCCCGCCCATATCCTGAACGCGCCGACCAAGATGATGAAGGATCAGGGCTATGGCGCGGGCTATGCCTATGACCATGATGCCGAGGACGGGTTCAGCGGCCAGAACTATTTCCCCGACGGCGTCAAGCGCCCGGTCCTCTATGTCCCGGTCGAGCGGGGCTTCGAACGCGAGCTGAAGAAGCGCCTGGACTGGTTCGTCAGCCAGCGCCTGAAGCGCGGCGGTTGA
- a CDS encoding RluA family pseudouridine synthase, whose translation MSGVQTIIVGDDEAEMRLDRWLRKRFPHLSQVAVEKMCRKGELRVDGGRVKAATRVEPGQQVRIPPLPEPGPAAERAERPLGPRVTDSDAQMIQEAVLWKDEHIIALNKPPGLPSQGGSGLGGRHVDGLTTALLFGYKERPKLVHRLDKDTSGVLLLARTDRVARALSAAFRDKTTRKIYWAAVAGVPHPRMGTIRYGLVKGGGGRGDNEKMIAVHPRDIDATEGAKRATTDYAVLDALATRASWCALVPITGRTHQLRAHMAELGHPIVGDGKYGGSGQENLGDGWGAQLGGEISKKLHLHARSITFDHPITRKRVTITAPLPEHMLRTWKSVGWHENDVPDDPFADDA comes from the coding sequence ATGAGTGGCGTTCAGACCATCATCGTCGGCGATGACGAGGCGGAGATGCGCCTGGACCGCTGGCTGCGCAAGCGCTTTCCGCATCTGAGCCAGGTCGCGGTCGAGAAGATGTGCCGCAAGGGCGAATTGCGCGTCGATGGCGGCCGGGTCAAGGCCGCCACCCGGGTCGAGCCGGGCCAGCAGGTCCGCATCCCGCCTTTGCCCGAACCCGGTCCCGCCGCTGAACGGGCCGAACGCCCCTTGGGCCCGCGCGTGACCGACAGCGACGCGCAGATGATCCAGGAGGCCGTCCTGTGGAAGGACGAACACATCATCGCGCTGAACAAGCCCCCCGGCCTGCCCAGCCAAGGCGGCAGCGGGTTGGGCGGACGGCATGTGGACGGGCTGACCACCGCGCTGCTCTTTGGCTACAAGGAACGGCCCAAGTTGGTGCACCGGCTGGACAAGGACACGTCGGGGGTGCTGCTGCTGGCGCGGACCGACCGGGTGGCGCGCGCCCTGTCGGCGGCCTTCCGCGACAAGACCACGCGCAAGATCTATTGGGCGGCGGTGGCGGGCGTGCCGCATCCGCGCATGGGCACGATCCGCTATGGCCTGGTCAAGGGCGGCGGCGGCCGCGGCGACAACGAGAAGATGATCGCCGTCCATCCCCGCGACATCGACGCGACCGAAGGCGCCAAGCGCGCCACCACCGATTACGCCGTGCTGGACGCGCTGGCCACGCGGGCCAGCTGGTGCGCGCTGGTGCCGATCACCGGGCGCACGCATCAGCTGCGCGCCCATATGGCCGAACTGGGCCATCCGATCGTGGGCGACGGCAAATACGGCGGATCGGGGCAGGAGAATCTGGGCGATGGCTGGGGCGCGCAGCTGGGCGGCGAGATCAGCAAGAAGCTGCATCTGCACGCCCGCTCGATCACCTTCGACCATCCGATCACCAGGAAGCGCGTGACCATCACCGCGCCCCTGCCCGAGCATATGCTGCGCACTTGGAAATCGGTCGGCTGGCACGAGAACGACGTGCCCGACGACCCCTTTGCGGATGACGCATGA
- a CDS encoding HAD-IA family hydrolase, which produces MRLVVFDVDGTLVDSQDHIHHAMSHAFAQVGLEPLPKAETLRIVGLSLPVAVRELAPRLSDAVQAAIVAAYKDSFARARTQGIAPLFPGARDCLDRLARRDDLLLAVATGKSRRGLDAMILGHGLQGRFISLQTADGHPSKPHPAMLLAALSETGVPADRAVMIGDTGFDMAMAQAAGVTGLGVTWGYHPPQVLRDHGAARLLDDFGALTQAIEEWAA; this is translated from the coding sequence ATGAGGCTGGTCGTCTTTGACGTCGACGGCACGCTGGTCGACAGCCAGGACCACATCCACCATGCCATGAGCCATGCCTTCGCGCAGGTCGGGCTGGAGCCGCTGCCCAAGGCCGAGACGCTGCGCATCGTCGGCCTGTCCCTGCCGGTCGCGGTGCGCGAACTGGCGCCGCGCCTGTCGGATGCGGTGCAGGCGGCGATCGTGGCGGCCTACAAGGACAGCTTCGCGCGGGCGCGGACGCAGGGGATCGCGCCGCTCTTTCCCGGGGCGCGGGACTGCCTGGACCGGCTGGCGCGGCGCGACGACCTGCTGCTGGCCGTGGCCACGGGCAAGTCGCGCCGGGGGCTGGATGCGATGATCCTGGGCCACGGGCTGCAGGGGCGGTTCATCAGCCTGCAGACGGCGGACGGCCACCCGTCCAAGCCGCATCCCGCGATGCTGCTGGCGGCCCTGTCCGAGACCGGGGTTCCGGCCGACCGCGCGGTGATGATCGGGGATACGGGCTTTGACATGGCGATGGCGCAGGCGGCGGGCGTGACGGGCCTGGGCGTGACCTGGGGCTATCACCCCCCGCAGGTGCTGCGCGATCACGGCGCGGCGCGGCTGCTGGATGATTTCGGCGCATTGACACAGGCCATCGAGGAGTGGGCGGCATGA